The DNA sequence CAGCTCGCACACCCGCTTCCAGAATTTATATTCCAACGCCGCCAGGGTGATGTACTTGTCGTCCTTGGTCTGATAGATATTGTAACACACCAACGCTCCCGAGAGGAAGGTGTTTCCCCGCTCCGGGAGGCCGCCGCCGGCAAGGTAATTTGCGTAAATCATCCCGATAAACGGGAGGACGCCGTCAAACATGGATATGTCCACATGCTGGCCCTTGCCGGTACGCTCCCTGGCCGCGAGGGCGGCGAGTATGCCGATGACGGACATAAGGCCGCCGCCGGCGACATCCGCTACCTGGATGCCCGGAATCACCGGGGGGCCGTCCTTGGGACCGATGACATCGCTGATGCCCGCAAGGCCCATATAGTTCATGTCGTGCCCCGGTATCTGGGAGTAGGGTCCCGTCTGTCCGAATCCGGTGATGGAGGCGTATATGATCCTCTCGTTTCTCTTCCTCGCGGTCTCGTACCCCAGGCCCATTGTGTCCATCACGCCGGGTCTGAACTGTTCCACCACCACGTCCGACTTCTCCATCAGCTTCAGAAACAGCTCCTTCCCCTCGTCCGATCTGATATCAATGACGAAACTCTTCTTGTTTCGATTGACGGCGAGGTATCCCGCCCCCTCGTCCTTGATCTTGGGCGGGAAAAAGCGGATATAGTCAGGTGAGTTCTTGTCCTCCACCTTGATGACCTCCGCTCCCATGTCCCCCAGCATCTGCGTTCCAAACGGTCCGGGATAAAGACGCGTAAAATCGACAATGCGTATTCCTTCCAGCGGTCCCCCCATGTTTCCTCCTTATCGGATAAGATTGTTGTGTATGAGATCAATTGTCGTCGTCGGTACATTGAGAATCGATTGCGTGTAGTATCGGATACCGCCGTATTCGTCGAAGTAGTCCACGATATGGCGACCCCACTCCTCCCGCACGTCGGCGCCTGCCTGGTTGGAGAGGAGATAATCACGAACCAGGTCGTCGCCGGAGACCCCCGCCGCCCCCATCAGGAGCATCGCCGCCACCTCCACCTCGTCCGTCCCCTCCCCGTCAAAGAGCAGCATCGGGAGCGCACGTTCATCCGCCGCCAGGAACAACAGTTCCGCAAGGCTGTCCCTCCCCAGCACGATAATCCTCCGATAGAACTCGGCCTTGTCACTGAGTTCATCCTTCTCCATGGGGAGGGAGACCAAACGTATGCCCGACGCCTCGAGGCGACCTGTAAGCGCCTCTGCATCCGGATGGGGGCGAAGGTCCACCACCGTCACCACACCGAGTCCTTCGAGGACGGCGATCCCCGTGTCCGTTATGCCGGTGATGTCGGCCGACCGATAGATCCTCCCCCATGCCAGGGTATCGTCTCCCGCCGGATACCCGCCGATGTCCCGCACGTTTTCGACACCCTCCACCTCTATCCATCGCTCCTCCCCGGCGGGTGCGGACACCGCCGCAGTTACAAGCACCATGCAGCATATCGTGATGAACAGAGCACGCCCGGCATATTTCATGTCATCCTCATATAAAAAAACAGTATCACTCTTCGTTCAATATCGTTTTCTTGCTGGACCCATCATGTGTATCGATGAACGATACTCTCAAGGCCATCCTTGCTCTTTTCCATCAGCTCCACCATGCAAAACTGCGTGCGGGCGCGATCCAGGTTGTGTCCCGGTCGAATGATGTGGAAATAACAATCGCCCATGAGGTAATCGGTCAGGAACCGAAGCCCGGTTTCGAAGGTGATAACGAGGCCCGCCGTCACTAAAAGCCCCTTTTCCCGATCAGTCAGAAAGTCCTCCGCCTCCGAAAGATATCCCGCGACCAGCGCCTCGAACAGCGGCTGCTCCAAGCGTACCTTTTCGAGATCCCGCTCATCCTCCTCCGCGTGTGAGACCGTTGTGCGAACCTGGTCCCCGAAATCAAACAGGACCGACCCGGGCATGACGGTATCCAGGTCAATGACGCATGTTTTCCTCGACGAGTGAGACGCGCCGTTTTGAAAGATGATGTTGTTTATCTTCGTGTCGTTGTGTACGAGCCTTTGGGGTATCTCCCCCAACTCGAGGGGGCGTGTGATTGCATCGCACAGGTCACGGCGCTCACGGCAGAAATCGATCTCAGCAATCACCTCACCGGCCCTCTTGCATACATCACCATGCAGCGCCTCTTCAAAGGCCCGATATCGAGCCGGTGTGTTGTGAAAATCGCGAATCGGCTCATGGAAGCCGGTCGTATCGAGAGATGCGATATCCCGCTGGAATCGTCTGAACGCACAGGCTGCGCTCCGGGCCAGGTCGATCCCCGAAGGACCTGTGGGGACGGCGTTGTGGGTTTTCCCCTCCACTAAGCGGTAGCACCGCCAGAAACCGCCCCGATCGCATACATGGGAGTGATCATCGTCGGTCGTCATGACCAGGGTCAATGACTCCCGTCTCGGGTCCCCTCCCCTGTCCTCGACCCGCCGGGATACCGCCCCGGTCACCTGGAGGATATTGTCCATCAACGCCGCCGGATCGGTAAACACGTCGGTATTGATCCGCTGAAGGATACAGCGTTCCGCATCACGGCCGACGCCGGCTGTGACGATATAGGTATGGTTGATGTGGCCCGTGGCATGGCGGACGATCGACGAGACATCCCCGCCGACGTCAAAACGCCGGGCCACCTTCACCAGGTGCTCTCTGTCTTCGATCTCTTTCATCCCAGCGACTGAGGGTAGATCCCGTCCTTGACCATCTGTGCGATTTTTTCGGTGACGATACGGCGGTCTTCCGGGTGTGTCATGCCGAACCAGACCTCATCCGTTTCAAGCACATCCACCCGGAGCGCCCCCTCCCTGACCAGGTCGCCGATGACCTCGGGTATGAGAAATTCCTCCTTCGGATTCCCCTCGGCGGATGTTACGAAGGATGCAAAGCGATCCTTGAGATACAGAAACAGGTTCGAGTCGAATCCCCAGATATTCATCGAAACCGGCGACGAAGGATCGAAGACCTTCCAGATTCCGTTTTCCTCAACACCGATCTCTCCGCCCCTCAGCTCAATGCCGCCGGTCTCATTAATTCCCGTCAATGCGCCGTCTGCGACCCGACAGACCCCCCGGGTGACCGCCCCGTGGGGACTGACGGTGTTCCTCAGTAGATATCCGACCATGCAGTAGGTCCGCTCGGTGCACCGATCGCTCTTCAGGAAATCATACAGCGTCTGAAAGGCGCTTCGTCCGTAATAGTCATCGGCATTGATCACGCCGAAGGGGCCGTCTATCGCGGAATCGCACACCAGCACCGCGTGCCCGGTCCCCCAGGGTTTTGTCCGTCCCTTGGGGAGATCGGATACGTCCTGGTAAACATACACGAGATCAACGCCCTTCGGGCTGAACGGCGTGATACGCTCTTTGAATTCCTCTTCGAAATCCTGCCGAATGACAAACACCACACGGTCGAATCCGGCAAGATGAGCATCGTAGAGTGAATAGTGAATCAAAAGCTCTCCCGACGGTCCCACGGGATCGAGCTGTTTCAGCCCCCCGTATCGCGATCCCATACCGGCCGCCATGATAACCAATGTCGGTCGTCTTCCCGGACTCATGAATCCTCCATTGTTCCAACAATCCGTGTTTGTTTATATACTCCAATCGACCCGGGAAATCAAGGGAAACCCCCGGTGCGATGCGGTTATCCTGCGCTATTTCACCACCATCACAAAAGCGACGATCACCAGCACGACCAGCAGGACGTTTCGCATTTTATCATGATCGATCATGTGCACCCGGGCGGCGGCCCACCGGGTCACGACGATCCCAGAGATCGCCATCGGAATACCCGCCGTGTAGTTGAAATAGCCGATGGAGCCCGGGAGCAGTGACTCCGCCTCCAGGCCGTAATAGACCTGTGTGAGAAATCCGATGAAGGCCGTCACCATCATGAGACAGGTGGAATGCGCCACGGCCTCCAGGGGGGAGAATTTCAACAGGTACATGGAGGCCGGAAGCATGACGATGGCGCCGCCGATGCCGAAAAAACCGGATAAAAAACCGGACAGGAAACCCGTGATGATGGACAGCACGTAGATACTCACCGGCTGGTCCGCCTCCACGTCGAAGCCTCCGGCGCCTGCGTCGATGCCGTCCGGGTCGTTTTCCTTCTCATCGCGATGAATGCGATACACCAGTAATAAGAGCATTACCGCCAGGAGCTTTTTGAAGACGTCTCCGTTAATGTGGATGGAGAGGGCTCCCCCCACCCACGCGCCCACGACGCCCGCCGACGCAAGGGCAGCGAATATTTTGAAATGGATTGATTTTTTGGCTATGTGTACCAGGGATCCCGAAAGCCCCGAGACGAAGATAAGAAACAGAGACGTCCCCACGGCGGTATGGACGGACGCGTTCAGCGGATATCCGAGCAGAGTGAACGTGTAGATAAGAACCGGCACGGTAATGGAGCCGCCGCCTCCGCCGATAAATCCCGCATTGGCCCCCACAACGGCGCCCACGGCAAGGTAGATCGATATAAGCTTAATGAGAACAATGATGTGATGCATACACAACTACAGGAAATCGCTATCCGGTATCTTTCAAACGTCGCCCCACCACTACCCGCCCGGATATCGACCGATGAACGTCAGAGGATACTCACAGACACACACCCGCCCTCATTGGAAGCTGTGTCTGTGTTCCATGCGTTGTTATTAATGGTAATTCGGCATGAATCGATGACGAAACCTTCTGACCCGCACCGAAAAGTATCGGTGAATCCTGATGTACCAGGGCATGTATTTAGGGAGATTTTCATGCCGCAGGAACCTGCGCCGATGCTTTCTGACATGGTATATATCGGCGTCCGCCAGGATATAAAAAATCGGCCAGGTCAGAAGACGCAAGGGGAAGAAGGGTTGAACCCAGGTGAGCTGAAAGTCGATCACGTATGGACGACCGTCGATCGACGCCAGGAAGTTGTCTGGCTTGTCGGCGTCGACATAGGCGATGCCCCTCTCATGCATTGTCCCGATGATTTCCTCAAGGGTGTCGAAGAAGGTGGAATCCAGGTCCGGCTTATCCAGGAGGTTTACGCTTTCGATGAACTCGATCAGCATGCCGGTCTTTTCGTATCGCCCGATAAATCGGGGCGTAAAACCCGTGTCCGCCATCTTGTCGTACACCTTCTTTTCGTGCCGCACCCAAAAGTATGACAGAAGAAACACCGGCATACCGTACCACCAGTTGGGACGATATATCTTCAACATGGCTTTTTGCCCTTCGGAAGATTCGTAGGAACCGGTGACGGCGAAGAAATCATGCTTGTATTCCCTGGTCTTCTTCCAGAGCGCTCCGTCGACCTCTATTTCATCCGGCATGTCTTTATCGATCAGGGCCAGATGCGCCCCCTTCTTCTGAGGCTCCGTCATGTTTTTCATATATTGTTTCCTCTCTGGTGTCCGCCGTCGACTCTCTCACATCGAATTGTCGATGAGAAAGGCCGCCCCTCCTCTCAGATAACTCGCTGAAACTCGTTCGTGATTTGATCCCGCCGAGCAACAGCTCACGAATGGAAAACGCGCGCCGTGCATCCCCGTCTCTCAGCCGATCCGGCCGTTACAAAAAAAGGGCTATCATTATGTGTCCCGTTTCTCCTCCCGATACACGGAATATGCCGATGTATCCCGGAAACAACGACACACCGCCGGGCGTCGCCGATTCCATTTTAACTCACCGGGATTTTTTAGAACATCGATGACGACGACATGAACTCCATGATGTCCTGTTCCATAATGGTGAGAAATTTGTCCTTGATATCCTGCTCGGACGGGAAATAACCTTTGGCCTTTGCGCTCCCCTCGGTTTTCGTAATTTCCTGAAATGTTCGGGCGTCCGTGAAGAGCGCCGAATAGACGATGAGCGATTCCCCCTTTTTCAGACCGAATGTGATGCGTTTTGCGAGCCGCTCGTTGCGGTCGGAGAGTATCAGTTCGTCGATGGAAACCTTCATGATCATATCCGCCCGCTCGGGCTTCATCGTAACCAGAAATCCGGCCTGAGTGAGGTACTCGGAAAAATTGGCGATCAGACGTTTTTTGTCTTCCACCGTCACCAATAAGACGGGGTCATACGCCACCTCGAGATATACCGACTTGTAGGTGGCAATATTCACGGGCGGTGCTACGTATGCCGGTTTCGGCGTGGACTTGCAGCCGATCACGGTGCACGCCAGTATCATCAGGGCTCCCATACCAATCAATAAAATTTCACATCGTTTCATACAACCATGCTCCTTGTTTTACATACGTGATGGTAGTAGGTGTATCCGATCACCGACCCGGG is a window from the Candidatus Zymogenaceae bacterium genome containing:
- a CDS encoding nucleotidyltransferase, which codes for MSPGRRPTLVIMAAGMGSRYGGLKQLDPVGPSGELLIHYSLYDAHLAGFDRVVFVIRQDFEEEFKERITPFSPKGVDLVYVYQDVSDLPKGRTKPWGTGHAVLVCDSAIDGPFGVINADDYYGRSAFQTLYDFLKSDRCTERTYCMVGYLLRNTVSPHGAVTRGVCRVADGALTGINETGGIELRGGEIGVEENGIWKVFDPSSPVSMNIWGFDSNLFLYLKDRFASFVTSAEGNPKEEFLIPEVIGDLVREGALRVDVLETDEVWFGMTHPEDRRIVTEKIAQMVKDGIYPQSLG
- a CDS encoding tyrosine-protein phosphatase — translated: MKYAGRALFITICCMVLVTAAVSAPAGEERWIEVEGVENVRDIGGYPAGDDTLAWGRIYRSADITGITDTGIAVLEGLGVVTVVDLRPHPDAEALTGRLEASGIRLVSLPMEKDELSDKAEFYRRIIVLGRDSLAELLFLAADERALPMLLFDGEGTDEVEVAAMLLMGAAGVSGDDLVRDYLLSNQAGADVREEWGRHIVDYFDEYGGIRYYTQSILNVPTTTIDLIHNNLIR
- a CDS encoding phosphotransferase; translation: MKEIEDREHLVKVARRFDVGGDVSSIVRHATGHINHTYIVTAGVGRDAERCILQRINTDVFTDPAALMDNILQVTGAVSRRVEDRGGDPRRESLTLVMTTDDDHSHVCDRGGFWRCYRLVEGKTHNAVPTGPSGIDLARSAACAFRRFQRDIASLDTTGFHEPIRDFHNTPARYRAFEEALHGDVCKRAGEVIAEIDFCRERRDLCDAITRPLELGEIPQRLVHNDTKINNIIFQNGASHSSRKTCVIDLDTVMPGSVLFDFGDQVRTTVSHAEEDERDLEKVRLEQPLFEALVAGYLSEAEDFLTDREKGLLVTAGLVITFETGLRFLTDYLMGDCYFHIIRPGHNLDRARTQFCMVELMEKSKDGLESIVHRYT
- a CDS encoding CoA transferase, whose amino-acid sequence is MGGPLEGIRIVDFTRLYPGPFGTQMLGDMGAEVIKVEDKNSPDYIRFFPPKIKDEGAGYLAVNRNKKSFVIDIRSDEGKELFLKLMEKSDVVVEQFRPGVMDTMGLGYETARKRNERIIYASITGFGQTGPYSQIPGHDMNYMGLAGISDVIGPKDGPPVIPGIQVADVAGGGLMSVIGILAALAARERTGKGQHVDISMFDGVLPFIGMIYANYLAGGGLPERGNTFLSGALVCYNIYQTKDDKYITLAALEYKFWKRVCELIDRTEYTDKQYAEGEERDRIHKDLTDLFLTKTRDEWLEIFRGEESMTDGVFSIDEVENDPHAKARNMIIEMDHPTAGKVKGIGLPLKFSGTPATDIVPPPALGQHNTEILTLIGIDEKKREELQKKGVVL
- a CDS encoding sulfite exporter TauE/SafE family protein gives rise to the protein MHHIIVLIKLISIYLAVGAVVGANAGFIGGGGGSITVPVLIYTFTLLGYPLNASVHTAVGTSLFLIFVSGLSGSLVHIAKKSIHFKIFAALASAGVVGAWVGGALSIHINGDVFKKLLAVMLLLLVYRIHRDEKENDPDGIDAGAGGFDVEADQPVSIYVLSIITGFLSGFLSGFFGIGGAIVMLPASMYLLKFSPLEAVAHSTCLMMVTAFIGFLTQVYYGLEAESLLPGSIGYFNYTAGIPMAISGIVVTRWAAARVHMIDHDKMRNVLLVVLVIVAFVMVVK